A single Xenopus laevis strain J_2021 chromosome 3S, Xenopus_laevis_v10.1, whole genome shotgun sequence DNA region contains:
- the LOC108713157 gene encoding ras-related protein Rap-1b, which translates to MREYKLVVLGSGGVGKSALTVQFVQGIFVEKYDPTIEDSYRKQVEVDGQQCMLEILDTAGTEQFTAMRDLYMKNGQGFALVYSITAQSTFNDLQDLREQILRVKDTDDVPMILVGNKCDLEDERVVGKEQGQNLARQWNNCAFLESSAKSKINVNEIFYDLVRQINRKTPVPGKARKKSTCHLL; encoded by the exons acaGTCCAGTTTGTCCAAggaatttttgttgaaaaatatgaccCAACAATAGAAGATTCATACAGAAAG caAGTTGAAGTCGATGGTCAACAATGCATGTTGGAGATCTTGGACACAGCAGGAACG GAGCAATTCACAGCGATGCGGGATCTGTATATGAAGAATGGACAGGGCTTTGCATTAGTGTACTCTATAACAGCACAGTCCACTTTCAATGACTTGCAGGACCTCAGAGAACAGATACTCCGAGTAAAAGACACTGATGAT GTGCCAATGATTCTGGTTGGCAACAAGTGCGACTTGGAAGATGAAAGAGTGGTGGGAAAAGAGCAGGGTCAGAATCTAGCAAGACAGTGGAATAACTGTGCGTTTTTGGAGTCTTCTGCTAAATCGAAGATAAATGTCAATGAG ATATTTTATGACCTTGTGCGACAGATCAACAGAAAAACCCCCGTCCCAGGCAAGGCACGCAAAAAGTCAACATGTCATCTGCTTTAA